One segment of Pseudophryne corroboree isolate aPseCor3 chromosome 10, aPseCor3.hap2, whole genome shotgun sequence DNA contains the following:
- the UBXN10 gene encoding UBX domain-containing protein 10, with amino-acid sequence MALAPTGLNAAGAGDPLRRMHVTRPKSAKGRTRTIPQSFSHNVEEAYPICTSPSPRVSSVRSLPSPRLEQDDIQEILNQIPCRPPSSSLNRYRVLPSIGASGGGNCTDRDLVTKTSSMKLSPGLHERQTKSLYRDQSQPAASRGETGTGQRPARTEDAPLPAKLKEPSDQEPRLLLAIRCHCGKRFEQYFRRSDTLHSILAAAEEKTGVPCKDCSVETMEVPRRRFPDLSQTLQQCGIPNKSVLCIHQVERD; translated from the coding sequence ATGGCCTTGGCTCCAACTGGCCTAAATGCAGCTGGTGCAGGAGACCCCCTCCGGAGGATGCATGTAACAAGACCTAAGTCTGCCAAAGGCCGCACCAGGACCATCCCACAGAGCTTCTCTCACAATGTGGAGGAGGCTTATCCAATCTGCACTTCGCCCTCACCAAGAGTATCGTCCGTAAGGTCCTTGCCTTCTCCTAGGTTAGAACAGGATGATATACAGGAAATTCTGAACCAAATTCCATGCAGACCTCCGTCTTCTAGCTTGAACCGTTACAGAGTGCTTCCGTCCATCGGCGCATCTGGGGGTGGGAACTGTACAGACAGAGATCTGGTTACCAAAACCAGTTCCATGAAGCTGTCCCCCGGGTTGCACGAGCGGCAAACCAAATCTCTATACCGAGATCAGAGCCAGCCTGCTGCTAGCAGGGGAGAGACGGGCACCGGTCAACGGCCGGCCAGAACGGAGGACGCACCGTTACCTGCAAAACTGAAGGAGCCCTCTGATCAAGAGCCCAGGCTTCTTCTGGCCATCCGATGCCACTGCGGTAAGAGGTTTGAACAATACTTCCGCCGCTCAGACACGCTGCACAGCATCCTAGCTGCGGCGGAAGAGAAGACGGGTGTACCGTGTAAAGACTGCAGTGTGGAGACAATGGAAGTGCCTAGAAGGAGGTTCCCCGACCTCAGCCAGACTCTGCAGCAGTGCGGGATCCCCAACAAGTCCGTTCTGTGTATCCATCAGGTGGAGAGAGACTGA